AATTGGTGACATATCTGTGGCGTATGAtacgttttttaattgtaattgtCCAGTAGGAACCAAAGCAGACCCAAATCTAGCAGTTCTAGTTGGAAATACACAGTCAAACATGTCACAACCAAGTGCGACGCACATTATAAGATCAGCAGCATAACCAACGCCCATTAAGTATCTTGGTTTATCTTTAGGTAATCCATCAGTACTGACAGTAACCATCTTCCAAAAATCATCTTTACATTCTCCCCCACTCAACCCACCAACAGCGAATCCGGGCACCGGTCGCGCAGTCATCTCATGCAGACATTGCTTTCTTAATTCTTCGTCCAAACCCCCTTGAATAATCGGGAAAAGGAATTGATCGGTTCGTTTATGCGCGGATATACATCTATCTAGCCACCTTACAGATCGCGCTGTTGCTTCTTTAAATCTCTCTTGGTTTGTCTCAGTGCTTGTCACAACATCATCAAGCTGCATCATTATATCGGCACCGATCGCGTTTTGTATCGCCATAGATTTCTCTGGCGTTAACAACATTTCCGCACCATCGCGAGGATGTACAAACTTTACCCCTTCCTCTGATAGTTCAGATAGTTTAATTAAAGACACCATTTGGAACCCACCACTGTCGGTCAGTAGGGCTCGCCTCCAGCCCATAAATTGATGCAACCCCCCAGcttgtttcaatatttcttcCCCAGGTTGATGCCCAAGGTGGTATGTATTTCCTAAGATTATTTGTATCCCTATGTTTTCTAGTTGTTCTGGTATAAGTCCCTTTAATGTACCCTGTGTACCAACTGGCATAAACACAGGGGTGTCTACAACTTGATGGGGAAGAGAAAGTTTCCCAAACCTTGCCTTGGTAGTGCTGCATTGCCCCAGTACCTCCATTTTTAGTAAAACCTATTAGGTATATGAAGCATTAGTGTTATTAGTTATATCTGATACTGAATTGAAacgttttattaatattaacacaTGTTACATCCGTTTTTCTATATCATGGTTCGGAACTTTTTGTCGGACCTTGCAGTTCTCTTTTTTCtacaacaagaaaaaaagtGATCGCACGGTTGGACgtaaagtatttatttattttacgcGGTTTTGAAGGGATTTCCCCATTTTACATTTTCCTATTTAGGACTGTTGTTggtatattaacattttttgaggttttaatgtaaaaccaTCGGACTATACGGATTAATTTTACTGCAATAAAGTGCGTATGATCAAAAATCATGGGAAAACAAGTTAGAAAACGCCATGTAAAAACAGGTAAGCACGTCCGCAAGCTGCGCgcataacttatattttttaattttcgtttTCATAAGTCGTTTACGTGTAATATAAATGCAATGCCGTTTACAGCTTTTACGCAAGAGTTTTCTGAAATATTGCAATGCTATCTATAATTGTATTTGCAGTCATATATGTATTGTTGGTTTGGTATATGTGAATAAATTAGAATAATTGTATTTGACCATTTCGTTTATTATTGTgcttttaaatgcaaatacgCTTCTAATACTGTAAGAGATTATATCTAAGCGTGTCTTGTGTACATTGCAAGAGAAAAAACGtgcagaaataaatatatgtaaagtcataatgtaaaaataaatgcagtTTGTAAAGATCAGATAACTTATAATTTATGAAGATAAACTTCTTAAAACTAATAGACTTAAGATCAATTATAGATAATCCAGCAGTCAACACATTAGAGAGCATTAGTGGTGTCTAAACTGCCTTTTTCTCTTTGCAGTGAGGTCTAAATATAGATTATGTGTTGTCCTGATTAGTTTAGCACAGTCACATTATCAATGCAGGGGACAAGTGATGCAAGGCAGACCATGGAAAGCCACGATGAATTACATGGAGGGGTTATAAGGCAGAGAGGGAATgctatgggtaaaaatatacaaggttattaaattatgtttattttttaatccaGTTTGAAGTAATTTATATCTATATGGTATTTTCCATGccttttatacatattttaaccactgttgttttgctagcTTGGTATGAAAACTCGAACCTTAATCCATTGAACATCACTCATAGATtagcaaattaaaacaaataacctccatcaagtttttttttaatattttgacgagataattaaatatatttattacagaacAAAATAGTGGATCAAATGAAACAACACCAGAACCAAACAAGGTATTTAGATAAtcctatgttttttttatcttcacTTTAATGGCTGTTTCATCTTTAGCTTTTGTATTTGCTCGTGTTAAATAGTTCggttattctattttcacaCAACAATAGCAAGCCACAactaacaaatgttgtttttcctttttactTTGTCTCTTTATTGTtaagaaatgaaaaagaacattttttcTACCAAAGTTGAATTTTCTCTTAAATCTACCGTATTAACTTTTTACTGATTAAGCCTAATGCAGTGCATACAATTCAGATTATTTCTGCCCACCGCAGCACCCTAGGTTTGATGCGTATgatcacaatattttaaactttatttccaCAGGAGCCTTCCCCACCCAGCAGCAAAGGATCTTCTGTGGTTCTTATATTGTTGTTGCTAATGGTTGGAATCACTTGGGGAATTGCTGCCACCGCGTACTTTGGCGTTGTGGATTATAAAGTATTAGTTGGTAAGATCATTATCTATATCTGTTAACCTTGAAATGAAATGTCGTCACCTCTTGCTGTATCTTTACTGTGTTCTGTTACAGATAACTTGTTTATGGAACAAAAagcttataaattaaaatcataatgTAGTAACACGAAAGCAATGGTTACGTGACAGTATTAATGACCCTTATTAGACTTatattatagttatatatgaatttaaattgtaGCTTATGCATGGCTCTTCCATAATAACCCCCCATCCCTCGCACTAACCTTTCCttcaaatgttgtttctatctTCAGCACGTAGTTCTTCCATATCAACCAGTGACATGGCATCTTGTGTGTCACTAATTTACCCAACAAACTACCCATTTGTGCGACGACCTCTTAAAACCTTTGGAAATCTTCTGATAAACATTGATGAATCTATTTACAATCTTTTCATCGCAAAAGGTCTTTGTTTCTCTTTCTAAACTTTTTCTTCTCTTCTAGCTAGTGGCCCACTAAGGTAGCACAGGGCTTTTTTAAAGGCCTTGTATTCTTTGGTGACTTTTAAGACCCTTTTGTCTGAAGTCtttgtattataaatgtaggTAACTCACAGTCAGTGTTAGAACATCCAATAGTATATTGTGGCCACTACTCAAGCAAACTTTTGCTCACggccttttttgttttagaggCGGTTTGCTGCAAAGTggttaattgaataaaataacagatataattatgtaaaaacaaatgtagaTTGTTTCATTGATGGATCAGGGAGCCACGGGTCTCTGTAAGGGGCCACGAACCATGAATATAAAATGatattcaaaatattcttaaaaattAGATTCTCTCTTTCTCTCTTTCTCTCTCTCACATCATTCTCTTACATTCTCCCTTCTTCTTCTAACAGAGcaagcaagttacattgaCAAGAGAAGAAGTGTGGCCATGGTCACCCCTTATAACAAGATAACATTCAGTATGCTTACCATGCTTTACCTTCTACTCCATATGGATTGTGGAGACCTTGGATTTATACCCAAGTTGACCCTGggatttataccagagtttTATACCAGAGagatttataccagagttaCCCCAAGTGCCTTATACCACATAACCCACTTTCTAATCTACTTTCTTTGCTATTTTCATTCCTATACTTCTACACTCTTCATTCATTGCATGATATTTCATACAACATCATTAAGCTGTCTAAAATCAAGTTTTCAAACCAGTTATAAATTGCCAATATCATGTTAAAAGCTCCTAGTTGGGGTGAAActgcattaaattttaatattttttatttctatttcacAGGTATCAAGGATACGGAAAAAGTAGTCACTGAAAGAAGGGAACCCCCTGTTATGATCCCAGGTAGACTACCGTTTAGTAAATGCAATACATAacgaataaacaaaatttatttaacgtAGCGTgatggggcaacaacagtcgttataacacagatgttctacTTCATACTAGAGACCGGCCAATATCAATTTTTCCACCgatatcaatattttattatatatcgGTTATATCGGTTGACTTCTACTtaaatacacctcgtgcttgtttacgagttacaacgtatgtaacccctcaaaatattcaaaactgTAATTCGTTTAAACTTCACTATAGATAACAAACCAAGCAAAGACGCCGAGACCACCAATGAAAATATGAAGATAGCCGGTAAGCATGAGGCGTTGGGTGTTGTGTGTTTCTATTTATACGTGGTTGATACTTGTAGATAAAAATGAAGAAGACGATACATTGAAACAAACTGGGGAAAAGGTACGaggtatatattaatataaggTTGTGTAATTTAATATTCAGGCTTGGGTAGTGGGCCAACTACAAcgtaaatctcaggtcccatgacatgcctcactgtaggaccttacccatatagaattgaATGTGCATaaacaatgttggggtaatgacccaactctggcctaaatcctggtcccatggcatgcctcactgtaggacctcacccttatagaatagaatgtgcatatacaatgttggggtaatgagccaactctggcctaaatcccaggtcccatggcatgccccactgtaggacctcacccatatagaatagaatgtgcatatacaatgttggggtaatgggccaactctggtctaaatcccaggtcccatggcatgcctcactgtaggacctcaccc
This genomic stretch from Ciona intestinalis unplaced genomic scaffold, KH HT000112.1, whole genome shotgun sequence harbors:
- the LOC100185001 gene encoding queuine tRNA-ribosyltransferase catalytic subunit 1 — encoded protein: MEVLGQCSTTKARFGKLSLPHQVVDTPVFMPVGTQGTLKGLIPEQLENIGIQIILGNTYHLGHQPGEEILKQAGGLHQFMGWRRALLTDSGGFQMVSLIKLSELSEEGVKFVHPRDGAEMLLTPEKSMAIQNAIGADIMMQLDDVVTSTETNQERFKEATARSVRWLDRCISAHKRTDQFLFPIIQGGLDEELRKQCLHEMTARPVPGFAVGGLSGGECKDDFWKMVTVSTDGLPKDKPRYLMGVGYAADLIMCVALGCDMFDCVFPTRTARFGSALVPTGQLQLKNVSYATDMSPIQNDCTCTTCRTYTRAYLHLLFRTSHPSACHMVTVHNLMYQFTLMRKIREAISEDKFPEFIKTSYLQLFGNPSKYPSWAVDAFASVGVNLK
- the LOC100180289 gene encoding uncharacterized protein LOC100180289 isoform X3 — translated: MGKQVRKRHVKTEQNSGSNETTPEPNKEPSPPSSKGSSVVLILLLLMVGITWGIAATAYFGVVDYKVLVARSSSISTSDMASCVSLIYPTNYPFVRRPLKTFGNLLINIDESIYNLFIAKEQASYIDKRRSVAMVTPYNKITFSIKDTEKVVTERREPPVMIPDNKPSKDAETTNENMKIADKNEEDDTLKQTGEKVRGIY
- the LOC100180289 gene encoding uncharacterized protein LOC100180289 isoform X2, which produces MQGTSDARQTMESHDELHGGVIRQRGNAMEQNSGSNETTPEPNKEPSPPSSKGSSVVLILLLLMVGITWGIAATAYFGVVDYKVLVARSSSISTSDMASCVSLIYPTNYPFVRRPLKTFGNLLINIDESIYNLFIAKEQASYIDKRRSVAMVTPYNKITFSIKDTEKVVTERREPPVMIPDNKPSKDAETTNENMKIADKNEEDDTLKQTGEKVRGIY
- the LOC100180289 gene encoding uncharacterized protein LOC100180289 isoform X1, with the translated sequence MQGTSDARQTMESHDELHGGVIRQRGNAMGKNIQEQNSGSNETTPEPNKEPSPPSSKGSSVVLILLLLMVGITWGIAATAYFGVVDYKVLVARSSSISTSDMASCVSLIYPTNYPFVRRPLKTFGNLLINIDESIYNLFIAKEQASYIDKRRSVAMVTPYNKITFSIKDTEKVVTERREPPVMIPDNKPSKDAETTNENMKIADKNEEDDTLKQTGEKVRGIY
- the LOC100180289 gene encoding uncharacterized protein LOC100180289 isoform X4 translates to MQGTSDARQTMESHDELHGGVIRQRGNAMEQNSGSNETTPEPNKEPSPPSSKGSSVVLILLLLMVGITWGIAATAYFGVVDYKVLVGIKDTEKVVTERREPPVMIPDNKPSKDAETTNENMKIADKNEEDDTLKQTGEKVRGIY